The following DNA comes from Bacteroidota bacterium.
TCCACGTGCTCATTGCGCTCCACATACTCAATAATTTTTCCGGCAATATCTCCCTTGGTGGCTCCTTCAATTCCCTGCAATCCCGGAGAAGAATTTACCTCCATCACTAATGGTCCGCGGTTGGATTGAAGCATGTCTACACCCGCAATTCCTAATCCTAATTTTTTTGCAGAGCGGATGGCAGTGGTTTTTTCTTCCGGAGAAAGTTTGATGGAGGTAGCATTTCCTCCGCGGTGAAGATTGGAACGAAATTCTCCTTCCGCACCCTGGCGTTTCATTGCTCCAACAATTTGTCCGTCCACCACGAACGCGCGGATGTCTGCGCCTTTGGCTTCTTTCACAAATTCCTGAACGAGTAAATTCACTTTCACATCGAGAAATGCTTCGATGACAGATTTTGCGGATGCTTGCGTTTCAGCAAGTATAACTCCGATTCCCTGTGTTCCTTCCAAAAGTTTTATGACGCATGGAACTCCGCCTGCCTGCTCAATAAGATTATCAACATATTTTGTAGTAGAAGCAAAAGCTGTCTTCGGCATTCCGATTCCCGCGCGCGCAAGCAGTTGC
Coding sequences within:
- the rimK gene encoding 30S ribosomal protein S6--L-glutamate ligase is translated as MKIVILSRNTKCYSTKRLVEAGEKRGHEMLVLDHTKCVLVIEKNRPHIIYREQEVKGVNAVIPRIGASVTFYGASVVRQFEMMKIFTAVESQALVRSRDKLRSLQLLARAGIGMPKTAFASTTKYVDNLIEQAGGVPCVIKLLEGTQGIGVILAETQASAKSVIEAFLDVKVNLLVQEFVKEAKGADIRAFVVDGQIVGAMKRQGAEGEFRSNLHRGGNATSIKLSPEEKTTAIRSAKKLGLGIAGVDMLQSNRGPLVMEVNSSPGLQGIEGATKGDIAGKIIEYVERNEHVD